A genomic region of Sarcophilus harrisii chromosome 6, mSarHar1.11, whole genome shotgun sequence contains the following coding sequences:
- the RNASEH2C gene encoding ribonuclease H2 subunit C: MSVTSARLATMNYGFHKAARRAQARGVRREFQARPPRQRTRNRLFEKMPHGAAPALPGLIRLQPSSVRAATPTALHLLPCEIRHNGPAAVSRFFSPAIRPGPSGPTVSFRGRSLQGEEVTLPAGHVGLVLREEDKAEGSEDRTVRAIGTFGHFTLWGLETPPGPDARMHGALSWPSLAAAIHAPVAEDDG, from the exons ATGTCGGTGACGTCAGCGCGCCTGGCCACTATGAACTACGGCTTCCATAAGGCGGCGCGCAGAGCGCAAGCGCGTGGCGTTCGGCGCGAGTTCCAAGCGCGTCCCCCACGCCAGCGCACGCGCAACAGGCTCTTCGAAAAGATGCCACACGGCGCAGCCCCCGCGCTCCCGGGCCTCATCCGGCTGCAACCGAGCTCCGTGCGCGCCGCGACGCCAACTGCGCTGCACCTTCTCCCCTGCGAGATCCGGCACAACGGGCCCGCCGCCGTCAGTCGCTTCTTCAGCCCGGCCATTCGGCCGGGGCCTTCAG GGCCCACGGTGTCCTTCAGGGGCCGCAGCCTGCAGGGAGAAGAGGTGACCCTGCCGGCCGGCCACGTGGGGCTGGTGCTTCGGGAGGAGGACAAGGCCGAGGGCTCCGAG GACCGGACGGTCCGGGCCATCGGCACCTTCGGCCACTTTACTCTTTGGGGCCTGGAGACCCCCCCGGGGCCAGATGCCCGGATGCACGGAGCCCTGAGCTGGCCCAGCCTGGCCGCTGCC ATCCACGCACCTGTGGCTGAGGATGACGGCTGA
- the KAT5 gene encoding histone acetyltransferase KAT5 isoform X3 — MAEVGEVIEGCRLPVLRRNQDNEDEWPLAEILSVKDISGRKLFYVHYIDFNKRLDEWVTHDRLDLKKIQFPKKEAKTPTKNGLPGSRPGSPEREVRKTLDLSLQPASAQASGKTLPIPVQITLRFNLPKEREAIPGGEPDQPLSSSSCLQPNHRSTKRKVEVVSPATPVPSETAPASVFPQNGSARRALAAQPGRKRKSNCLGTDEDSQDSSDGIPSAPRMTGSLVSDRSHDDIVTRMKNIECIELGRHRLKPWYFSPYPQELTALPVLYLCEFCLKYGKSLKCLQRHLTKCDLRHPPGNEIYRKGTISFFEIDGRKNKSYSQNLCLLAKCFLDHKTLYYDTDPFLFYVMTEYDCKGFHIVGYFSKEKESTEDYNVACILTLPPYQRRGYGKLLIEFSYELSKVEGKTGTPEKPLSDLGLLSYRSYWSQTILEILMGLKSESGERPQITINEISEITSIKKEDVISTLQYLNLINYYKGQYILTLSEDIVDGHERAMLKRLLRIDSKCLHFTPKDWSKRGKW, encoded by the exons atggcGGAGGTG GGCGAGGTCATCGAGGGCTGCCGCCTGCCCGTGCTGCGGCGCAATCAGGACAACGAGGATGAGTGGC CTTTGGCAGAGATCCTGAGCGTGAAGGACATCAGCGGCCGGAAGCTCTTCTATGTTCACTACATCGACT TCAACAAGCGCCTGGATGAGTGGGTGACCCATGACAGGCTGGACCTAAAGAAGATCCAGTTTCCTAAGAAAGAGGCCAAGACCCCCACAAAAAATGGGCTCCCTGGGTCCAGACCGGGCTCCCCTGAGCGGGAGGTG aggaaGACCCTGGACCTATCTCTACAGCCGGCTTCGGCCCAGGCCAGTGGGAAGACACTGCCGATCCCAGTGCAGATCACGCTCCGCTTCAACCTACCCAAGGAGCGAGAGGCCATCCCCGGCGGCGAGCCTGACCAGCCCCTCTCCTCCAGCTCCTGCCTGCAGCCCAACCACCGTTCCACG AAACGAAAAGTGGAAGTGGTTTCACCGGCGACTCCCGTACCCAGCGAGACCGCGCCGGCCTCCGTGTTTCCTCAG AATGGCTCGGCCCGGAGGGCCCTGGCCGCCCAGCCGGGACGGAAGAGGAAGTCCAACTGCCTAGGCACCGATGAG GACTCCCAGGACAGCTCGGACGGGATCCCGTCGGCCCCCCGCATGACCGGCAGCTTGGTGTCCGACCGGAGCCACGACGACATCGTCACCCGCATGAAGAACATCGAGTGCATCGAGCTGGGCCGCCACCGCCTCAAGCCCTGGTACTTCTCCCCGTACCCCCAGGAGCTGACCGCCCTGCCCGTGCTCTACCTCTGTGAATTCTGCCTCAAGTACGGCAAGAGCCTCAAGTGTCTGCAGCGGCACCTG ACCAAATGTGACCTGAGACACCCCCCGGGCAATGAGATTTACCGAAAGGGCACCATCTCCTTCTTCGAGATTGACGGGCGCAAGAACAAG agtTACTCCCAGAACCTCTGCCTTCTGGCCAAGTGTTTCCTGGACCACAAGACCCTGTACTACGACACCGACCCCTTCCTCTTCTACGTCATGACCGAGTACGACTGCAAGGGCTTCCACATCGTCGGCTACTTCTCCAAG GAGAAAGAATCCACGGAGGACTACAACGTGGCCTGCATCCTGACCCTGCCCCCGTACCAGCGCCGCGGCTACGGCAAGCTGCTCATCGAGTTCA GCTATGAGCTTTCCAAGGTGGAAGGGAAGACGGGCACGCCCGAGAAGCCACTCTCGGACCTTGGCCTCCTGTCCTACCGGAGCTACTGGTCACAGACCATCCTGGAGATCCTCATGGGACTCAAGTCGGAGAGCGGGGAGCGGCCCCAGATCACCATTAA TGAGATCAGCGAGATCACCAGCATCAAGAAGGAAGACGTCATCTCGACCCTGCAGTACCTGAACCTCATCAACTACTACAAG GGCCAGTACATCCTGACGCTGTCAGAGGACATTGTGGACGGGCACGAGCGGGCCATGCTGAAGCGGCTCCTGCGCATCGACTCCAAGTGTCTGCACTTCACCCCCAAGGACTGGAGTAAACGGGGAAAGTGGTGA
- the KAT5 gene encoding histone acetyltransferase KAT5 isoform X2, which translates to MAEVGEVIEGCRLPVLRRNQDNEDEWPLAEILSVKDISGRKLFYVHYIDFNKRLDEWVTHDRLDLKKIQFPKKEAKTPTKNGLPGSRPGSPEREVKRKVEVVSPATPVPSETAPASVFPQNGSARRALAAQPGRKRKSNCLGTDEDSQDSSDGIPSAPRMTGSLVSDRSHDDIVTRMKNIECIELGRHRLKPWYFSPYPQELTALPVLYLCEFCLKYGKSLKCLQRHLTKCDLRHPPGNEIYRKGTISFFEIDGRKNKSYSQNLCLLAKCFLDHKTLYYDTDPFLFYVMTEYDCKGFHIVGYFSKEKESTEDYNVACILTLPPYQRRGYGKLLIEFSYELSKVEGKTGTPEKPLSDLGLLSYRSYWSQTILEILMGLKSESGERPQITINEISEITSIKKEDVISTLQYLNLINYYKGQYILTLSEDIVDGHERAMLKRLLRIDSKCLHFTPKDWSKRGKW; encoded by the exons atggcGGAGGTG GGCGAGGTCATCGAGGGCTGCCGCCTGCCCGTGCTGCGGCGCAATCAGGACAACGAGGATGAGTGGC CTTTGGCAGAGATCCTGAGCGTGAAGGACATCAGCGGCCGGAAGCTCTTCTATGTTCACTACATCGACT TCAACAAGCGCCTGGATGAGTGGGTGACCCATGACAGGCTGGACCTAAAGAAGATCCAGTTTCCTAAGAAAGAGGCCAAGACCCCCACAAAAAATGGGCTCCCTGGGTCCAGACCGGGCTCCCCTGAGCGGGAGGTG AAACGAAAAGTGGAAGTGGTTTCACCGGCGACTCCCGTACCCAGCGAGACCGCGCCGGCCTCCGTGTTTCCTCAG AATGGCTCGGCCCGGAGGGCCCTGGCCGCCCAGCCGGGACGGAAGAGGAAGTCCAACTGCCTAGGCACCGATGAG GACTCCCAGGACAGCTCGGACGGGATCCCGTCGGCCCCCCGCATGACCGGCAGCTTGGTGTCCGACCGGAGCCACGACGACATCGTCACCCGCATGAAGAACATCGAGTGCATCGAGCTGGGCCGCCACCGCCTCAAGCCCTGGTACTTCTCCCCGTACCCCCAGGAGCTGACCGCCCTGCCCGTGCTCTACCTCTGTGAATTCTGCCTCAAGTACGGCAAGAGCCTCAAGTGTCTGCAGCGGCACCTG ACCAAATGTGACCTGAGACACCCCCCGGGCAATGAGATTTACCGAAAGGGCACCATCTCCTTCTTCGAGATTGACGGGCGCAAGAACAAG agtTACTCCCAGAACCTCTGCCTTCTGGCCAAGTGTTTCCTGGACCACAAGACCCTGTACTACGACACCGACCCCTTCCTCTTCTACGTCATGACCGAGTACGACTGCAAGGGCTTCCACATCGTCGGCTACTTCTCCAAG GAGAAAGAATCCACGGAGGACTACAACGTGGCCTGCATCCTGACCCTGCCCCCGTACCAGCGCCGCGGCTACGGCAAGCTGCTCATCGAGTTCA GCTATGAGCTTTCCAAGGTGGAAGGGAAGACGGGCACGCCCGAGAAGCCACTCTCGGACCTTGGCCTCCTGTCCTACCGGAGCTACTGGTCACAGACCATCCTGGAGATCCTCATGGGACTCAAGTCGGAGAGCGGGGAGCGGCCCCAGATCACCATTAA TGAGATCAGCGAGATCACCAGCATCAAGAAGGAAGACGTCATCTCGACCCTGCAGTACCTGAACCTCATCAACTACTACAAG GGCCAGTACATCCTGACGCTGTCAGAGGACATTGTGGACGGGCACGAGCGGGCCATGCTGAAGCGGCTCCTGCGCATCGACTCCAAGTGTCTGCACTTCACCCCCAAGGACTGGAGTAAACGGGGAAAGTGGTGA
- the KAT5 gene encoding histone acetyltransferase KAT5 isoform X1, which produces MAEVGEVIEGCRLPVLRRNQDNEDEWPLAEILSVKDISGRKLFYVHYIDFNKRLDEWVTHDRLDLKKIQFPKKEAKTPTKNGLPGSRPGSPEREVPASAQASGKTLPIPVQITLRFNLPKEREAIPGGEPDQPLSSSSCLQPNHRSTKRKVEVVSPATPVPSETAPASVFPQNGSARRALAAQPGRKRKSNCLGTDEDSQDSSDGIPSAPRMTGSLVSDRSHDDIVTRMKNIECIELGRHRLKPWYFSPYPQELTALPVLYLCEFCLKYGKSLKCLQRHLTKCDLRHPPGNEIYRKGTISFFEIDGRKNKSYSQNLCLLAKCFLDHKTLYYDTDPFLFYVMTEYDCKGFHIVGYFSKEKESTEDYNVACILTLPPYQRRGYGKLLIEFSYELSKVEGKTGTPEKPLSDLGLLSYRSYWSQTILEILMGLKSESGERPQITINEISEITSIKKEDVISTLQYLNLINYYKGQYILTLSEDIVDGHERAMLKRLLRIDSKCLHFTPKDWSKRGKW; this is translated from the exons atggcGGAGGTG GGCGAGGTCATCGAGGGCTGCCGCCTGCCCGTGCTGCGGCGCAATCAGGACAACGAGGATGAGTGGC CTTTGGCAGAGATCCTGAGCGTGAAGGACATCAGCGGCCGGAAGCTCTTCTATGTTCACTACATCGACT TCAACAAGCGCCTGGATGAGTGGGTGACCCATGACAGGCTGGACCTAAAGAAGATCCAGTTTCCTAAGAAAGAGGCCAAGACCCCCACAAAAAATGGGCTCCCTGGGTCCAGACCGGGCTCCCCTGAGCGGGAGGTG CCGGCTTCGGCCCAGGCCAGTGGGAAGACACTGCCGATCCCAGTGCAGATCACGCTCCGCTTCAACCTACCCAAGGAGCGAGAGGCCATCCCCGGCGGCGAGCCTGACCAGCCCCTCTCCTCCAGCTCCTGCCTGCAGCCCAACCACCGTTCCACG AAACGAAAAGTGGAAGTGGTTTCACCGGCGACTCCCGTACCCAGCGAGACCGCGCCGGCCTCCGTGTTTCCTCAG AATGGCTCGGCCCGGAGGGCCCTGGCCGCCCAGCCGGGACGGAAGAGGAAGTCCAACTGCCTAGGCACCGATGAG GACTCCCAGGACAGCTCGGACGGGATCCCGTCGGCCCCCCGCATGACCGGCAGCTTGGTGTCCGACCGGAGCCACGACGACATCGTCACCCGCATGAAGAACATCGAGTGCATCGAGCTGGGCCGCCACCGCCTCAAGCCCTGGTACTTCTCCCCGTACCCCCAGGAGCTGACCGCCCTGCCCGTGCTCTACCTCTGTGAATTCTGCCTCAAGTACGGCAAGAGCCTCAAGTGTCTGCAGCGGCACCTG ACCAAATGTGACCTGAGACACCCCCCGGGCAATGAGATTTACCGAAAGGGCACCATCTCCTTCTTCGAGATTGACGGGCGCAAGAACAAG agtTACTCCCAGAACCTCTGCCTTCTGGCCAAGTGTTTCCTGGACCACAAGACCCTGTACTACGACACCGACCCCTTCCTCTTCTACGTCATGACCGAGTACGACTGCAAGGGCTTCCACATCGTCGGCTACTTCTCCAAG GAGAAAGAATCCACGGAGGACTACAACGTGGCCTGCATCCTGACCCTGCCCCCGTACCAGCGCCGCGGCTACGGCAAGCTGCTCATCGAGTTCA GCTATGAGCTTTCCAAGGTGGAAGGGAAGACGGGCACGCCCGAGAAGCCACTCTCGGACCTTGGCCTCCTGTCCTACCGGAGCTACTGGTCACAGACCATCCTGGAGATCCTCATGGGACTCAAGTCGGAGAGCGGGGAGCGGCCCCAGATCACCATTAA TGAGATCAGCGAGATCACCAGCATCAAGAAGGAAGACGTCATCTCGACCCTGCAGTACCTGAACCTCATCAACTACTACAAG GGCCAGTACATCCTGACGCTGTCAGAGGACATTGTGGACGGGCACGAGCGGGCCATGCTGAAGCGGCTCCTGCGCATCGACTCCAAGTGTCTGCACTTCACCCCCAAGGACTGGAGTAAACGGGGAAAGTGGTGA